The following proteins come from a genomic window of Musa acuminata AAA Group cultivar baxijiao chromosome BXJ1-7, Cavendish_Baxijiao_AAA, whole genome shotgun sequence:
- the LOC103991665 gene encoding transcription factor bHLH68 isoform X3 → MNRGVFRSSLVQQQMMEGSPNCWSTNNMKPPPELPFPLLPASSSPSVFPQNPQPSDTEISPWQDSHDLLESWCQLLLSSRGGLVGEEEKHGWTPFQTKKMMSSDDPRDEVLFPSATAHIADMKQEYSGSGYVHSHGNEGIQVSRSAWGQILPASSPRSCITTSFSTNILDFSNMARRQPDNSSECNSTETAPNKKARVQGSFSPKSTLKVRKEKLGDRITALHQLVSPFGKTDTASVLQEAIGYIRFLQSQIEALSSPYLQGSASGNMRQPGIGYINKEKDTPPALANRSATQ, encoded by the exons ATGAATAGAGGAGTGTTTCGGAGCTCTCTGGTGCAGCAGCAGATGATGGAGGGAAGTCCAAACTGCTGGAGCACGAACAATATGAAGCCACCTCCTGAGCTACCCTTTCCTCTACTTCCTGCCTCTTCTTCCCCTTCGGTCTTCCCGCAGAACCCACAGCCTTCCGATACCGAGATCTCACCTTGGCAAGATAGCCATGACTTGTTGGAGTCATGGTGCCAGCTATTGtt ATCTTCCAGGGGAGGACTtgtgggagaagaagagaagcatggTTGGACTCCTTTCCAGACCAAGAAGATGATGAGTAGTGATGACCCGCGTGATGAGGTACTGTTCCCCTCAGCTACTGCGCATATAGCTGACATGAAGCAAGAGTACTCTGGAAGTGGATATGTGCATAGCCATGGGAACGAAGGGATCCAGGTCTCTAGATCTGCATGGGGTCAAATCCTACCGGCTTCATCTCCAAGATCCTGTATCACAACCAGTTTCAGCACTAACATATTGGACTTCTCGAACATGGCACGTCGCCAACCAGACAATTCGTCGGAG TGCAACAGCACAGAAACTGCTCCAAACAAGAAGGCTAGGGTTCAGGGATCTTTTTCTCCAAAATCTACTCTCAAG GTGAGGAAGGAGAAGTTAGGGGATCGAATAACAGCACTTCACCAGTTAGTCTCCCCCTTCGGAAAG ACTGACACTGCGTCTGTATTGCAAGAAGCCATTGGCTACATCAGATTCCTCCAGAGTCAAATTGAG GCTCTCAGCTCGCCGTACCTGCAAGGCAGTGCATCAGGCAACATGAGGCAGCCT GGAATTGGCTATATCAACAAAGAAAAAGATACTCCACCGGCATTAGCTAATCGATCAGCTACACAATAG
- the LOC103991665 gene encoding transcription factor bHLH68 isoform X4, giving the protein MNRGVFRSSLVQQQMMEGSPNCWSTNNMKPPPELPFPLLPASSSPSVFPQNPQPSDTEISPWQDSHDLLESWCQLLLSSRGGLVGEEEKHGWTPFQTKKMMSSDDPRDEVLFPSATAHIADMKQEYSGSGYVHSHGNEGIQVSRSAWGQILPASSPRSCITTSFSTNILDFSNMARRQPDNSSECNSTETAPNKKARVQGSFSPKSTLKVRKEKLGDRITALHQLVSPFGKTDTASVLQEAIGYIRFLQSQIEALSSPYLQGSASGNMRQPSKQYS; this is encoded by the exons ATGAATAGAGGAGTGTTTCGGAGCTCTCTGGTGCAGCAGCAGATGATGGAGGGAAGTCCAAACTGCTGGAGCACGAACAATATGAAGCCACCTCCTGAGCTACCCTTTCCTCTACTTCCTGCCTCTTCTTCCCCTTCGGTCTTCCCGCAGAACCCACAGCCTTCCGATACCGAGATCTCACCTTGGCAAGATAGCCATGACTTGTTGGAGTCATGGTGCCAGCTATTGtt ATCTTCCAGGGGAGGACTtgtgggagaagaagagaagcatggTTGGACTCCTTTCCAGACCAAGAAGATGATGAGTAGTGATGACCCGCGTGATGAGGTACTGTTCCCCTCAGCTACTGCGCATATAGCTGACATGAAGCAAGAGTACTCTGGAAGTGGATATGTGCATAGCCATGGGAACGAAGGGATCCAGGTCTCTAGATCTGCATGGGGTCAAATCCTACCGGCTTCATCTCCAAGATCCTGTATCACAACCAGTTTCAGCACTAACATATTGGACTTCTCGAACATGGCACGTCGCCAACCAGACAATTCGTCGGAG TGCAACAGCACAGAAACTGCTCCAAACAAGAAGGCTAGGGTTCAGGGATCTTTTTCTCCAAAATCTACTCTCAAG GTGAGGAAGGAGAAGTTAGGGGATCGAATAACAGCACTTCACCAGTTAGTCTCCCCCTTCGGAAAG ACTGACACTGCGTCTGTATTGCAAGAAGCCATTGGCTACATCAGATTCCTCCAGAGTCAAATTGAG GCTCTCAGCTCGCCGTACCTGCAAGGCAGTGCATCAGGCAACATGAGGCAGCCT